From Etheostoma cragini isolate CJK2018 chromosome 17, CSU_Ecrag_1.0, whole genome shotgun sequence, one genomic window encodes:
- the LOC117960457 gene encoding cytochrome c oxidase subunit 5B, mitochondrial, whose translation MAGRLLLRACTIKTLQLRSNVGARPLHRALATVKGVPTDEEQATGLERRALQALKLGKDPYSMLKPKKYAGTKEDPHIVPGIGTKRMVGCICEEDNTAIVWFWLHEGDAQRCPSCGSHYQLVHHELPH comes from the exons ATGGCGGGACGTCTTCTTCTTCGAGCttgtacaataaaaacattgcagCTGAGGAGCAATGTAGGAGCTAGACCGTTACACCGTGCCTTAGCCACGGTGAAAG gagTGCCAACCGATGAGGAGCAGGCCACTGGACTGGAGCGACGCGCCCTTCAGGCCCTCAAACTGGGAAAG GATCCCTACAGTATGCTGAAGCCCAAGAAGTATGCTGGCACCAAGGAGGACCCCCACATTGTGCCAGGCATTGGAACCAAAAGGATGGTGGGCTGTATTT GTGAGGAAGACAACACGGCTATTGTGTGGTTCTGGCTTCATGAGGGAGATGCCCAGCGCTGTCCTTCCTGTGGTTCCCACTATCAGCTGGTCCACCACGAGCTGCCCCATTGA
- the dnajc12 gene encoding dnaJ homolog subfamily C member 12 — MEAILNCKPGDLDDYYGLLGCDELSSTEQIVNEYKIRALACHPDKHLDNPRAVADFQKLQEAKEVLCNETKRKNYDLWRRSGVTIPFQDWQALNDSVKMSMHWAVRNKKEPMLEAPNAELPVASQAEDLRSEQEAPRIPSYEAMPSASDYCHRRFRWAADTPSTLLQKFRNYEI; from the exons ATGGAGGCTATTTTAAACTGCAAACCCGGGGACTTGGATGATTACTACGGGTTATTGGGATGTGATGAATTGTCGTCG ACGGAACAGATTGTTAATGAATACAAGATCCGAGCCTTGGCATGTCACCCAGACAAACACCTAGACAATCCAAGAGCag TGGCAGATTTCCAAAAGCTGCAGGAAGCCAAAGAGGTTTTATGCAatgaaaccaaaagaaaaaactatgaTCTCTGGAGAAGAAGTGGGGTGACCATTCCATTTCAGGACTGGCAAGCTTTAAATGACTCTGTAAAAATG TCAATGCACTGGGCTGTGAGAAATAAGAAAGAACCCATGTTGGAGGCCCCAAATGCAGAACTCCCTGTCGCTTCCCAAGCAGAGGACCTTCGTTCTGAGCAGGAAGCACCGAGGATCCCTTCATATGAAGCCATGCCATCCGCAA GTGATTACTGCCATCGACGTTTCCGTTGGGCGGCTGACACCCCATCCACTCTGCTGCAGAAGTttagaaattatgaaatataa
- the sirt1 gene encoding NAD-dependent protein deacetylase sirtuin-1 isoform X2 gives MADDETILGTAFSAASDMEEPAVKRSKICPVTNHGFKVAKAETFSCVSGATESWDSGVNFAQTAEKEAKPVMAVEQAPTTALGGDNNGLGLLVSEPHKPVVKLDDSAKLGTTEESADFVGHDDRPSYGLAVTPDHINEEDDDRSSHASSSDWTPQPQIGSYSFIQQHIRETDPRTILRDLLPETVLPPDLDDMTLWQIIINISEPPKRKKRKDINTLEDVVRLLHESKRILVLTGAGVSVSCGIPDFRSRDGIYARLAVDFPDLPDPQAMFDIEYFRRDPRPFFKFAKEIYPGQFQPSPCHKFISMMDKQGKLLRNYTQNIDTLEQVAGVQRIIQCHGSFATASCLVCKHKVDCEAIREDIFNQVVPHCPRCPDIPLAIMKPDIVFFGENLPEMFHRAMKQDKDEVDLLIVIGSSLKVRPVALIPNSIPHEVPQVLINREQLPHLNFDVELLGDCDVIVNELCHRLGGDFEQLCYNTVRLTETTEKPPRLPEQPPSEALPASSDAAQEEQKQPSTDSVTKPSEKTERPNVTDTAGNNVTPPEPCPNAQCPSEETAEPSELAADDAPKEEAPGVKSQTSNLEFRRQCWMSRINRSPISKRLETGKCIRPVPVSSTKSLYLPRGRGLLRL, from the exons ATGGCGGACGATGAGACTATTCTCGGAACGGCCTTTTCAGCCGCCTCCGATATGGAAGAACCTGCAGTGAAAAGGTCCAAAATTTGTCCGGTAACTAACCACGGATTCAAAGTTGCTAAAGCAGAAACCTTCTCATGCGTCTCCGGGGCTACAGAGAGCTGGGACTCGGGGGTGAATTTTGCGCAGACAGCGGAGAAGGAAGCAAAGCCGGTGATGGCGGTAGAGCAGGCCCCAACAACAGCGCTGGGAGGAGACAACAATGGACTGGGACTGCTGGTCTCCGAGCCGCACAAACCAGTAGTGAAACTAGACGACAGTGCTAAGCTAGGGACAACCGAGGAGAGTGCTG ATTTCGTTGGACATGACGATCGTCCCTCCTACGGTCTGGCTGTCACGCCGGACCACATCAACGAGGAGGATGACGACAGATCTTCACATGCAAGCTCCAGCGACTGGACACCTCAACCGCAAATAG GTTCCTACAGTTTCATCCAGCAACACATCAGAGAGACCGATCCGAGGACCATTCTGAGGGACTTGCTGCCTGAGACTGTGCTCCCACCAGATTTAGACGACATGACATTGTGGcagattatcatcaacatctcAGAACctccaaaaagaaagaaacggAAAGATATTAACACCTTAGAAGATGTGGTCAGGCTACTTCATGAAAGTAAAAGGATCCTTGTGCTGACTGGTGCTGGG GTGTCAGTTTCATGTGGAATACCAGATTTTCGCTCCAGAGATGGAATTTATGCACGGCTTGCTGTAGACTTTCCTGATCTTCCAGACCCTCAAGCTATGTTTGACATTGAATATTTCAGACGGGACCCAAGACCCTTTTTCAAGTTTGCTAAG GAGATCTACCCTGGTCAGTTTCAGCCGTCACCCTGTCACAAATTCATATCTATGATGGATAAGCAGGGCAAACTGCTGCGCAATTACACACAGAACATTGATACATTAGAACAAGTGGCTGGAGTTCAGCGGATTATCCAGTGTCATG ggtCGTTTGCAACTGCTTCCTGTCTCGTCTGTAAACACAAAGTGGATTGTGAAGCTATAAGGGAAGACATCTTTAACCAG GTGGTCCCTCATTGTCCTCGGTGTCCAGATATTCCCCTGGCAATCATGAAACCTGACATCGTCTTCTTTGGAGAGAATCTTCCAGAAATGTTCCACAGAGCCATGAAGCAGGATAAAGATGAGGTGGACCTCTTGATTGTCATTGGCTCTTCACTTAAAGTCCGACCAGTTGCCCTCATCCCAA ACTCCATTCCTCATGAAGTGCCTCAGGTCTTGATCAATAGGGAGCAGCTGCCTCACCTCAACTTTGACGTGGAGCTACTTGGGGACTGTGATGTCATTGTTAACGAACTCTGCCATCGGTTGGGTGGAGACTTTGAGCAGCTCTGCTACAACACTGTAAGACTCACAGAGACCACAGAGAAACCCCCTCGGTTACCAGAACAGCCACCAAGCGAGGCCTTGCCTGCTTCCAGCGATGCAGCTCAAGAGGAGCAGAAGCAGCCCAGTACAGACTCCGTAACTAAGCCTTCAGAGAAGACAGAACGTCCTAATGTCACAGACACTGCTGGTAATAACGTTACACCTCCAGAACCTTGTCCAAATGCTCAGTGTCCCAGTGAAGAGACGGCTGAGCCGTCAGAGTTAGCGGCAGATGATGCACCAAAAGAGGAGGCCCCCGGAGTAAAGAGCCAAACCTCCAACCTTGAATTTCGTAGACAATGCTGGATGAGTCGAATCAACAGAAGTCCAATCAGCAAACGCCTTGAGA CAGGAAAATGCAT CAGGCCAGTACCTGTTTCAAGCACCAAATCACTATATCTTCCACGGGGCCGAGGTCTACTCCGACTCTGA
- the sirt1 gene encoding NAD-dependent protein deacetylase sirtuin-1 isoform X1: MADDETILGTAFSAASDMEEPAVKRSKICPVTNHGFKVAKAETFSCVSGATESWDSGVNFAQTAEKEAKPVMAVEQAPTTALGGDNNGLGLLVSEPHKPVVKLDDSAKLGTTEESADFVGHDDRPSYGLAVTPDHINEEDDDRSSHASSSDWTPQPQIGSYSFIQQHIRETDPRTILRDLLPETVLPPDLDDMTLWQIIINISEPPKRKKRKDINTLEDVVRLLHESKRILVLTGAGVSVSCGIPDFRSRDGIYARLAVDFPDLPDPQAMFDIEYFRRDPRPFFKFAKEIYPGQFQPSPCHKFISMMDKQGKLLRNYTQNIDTLEQVAGVQRIIQCHGSFATASCLVCKHKVDCEAIREDIFNQVVPHCPRCPDIPLAIMKPDIVFFGENLPEMFHRAMKQDKDEVDLLIVIGSSLKVRPVALIPNSIPHEVPQVLINREQLPHLNFDVELLGDCDVIVNELCHRLGGDFEQLCYNTVRLTETTEKPPRLPEQPPSEALPASSDAAQEEQKQPSTDSVTKPSEKTERPNVTDTAGNNVTPPEPCPNAQCPSEETAEPSELAADDAPKEEAPGVKSQTSNLEFRRQCWMSRINRSPISKRLETGQYLFQAPNHYIFHGAEVYSDSEDETSSSCGSDSDESECSADGVEEDSEPEEADTLAADEETCLRDTIQHTLANEATSSVVKTDNTSEKTQSTTHL, encoded by the exons ATGGCGGACGATGAGACTATTCTCGGAACGGCCTTTTCAGCCGCCTCCGATATGGAAGAACCTGCAGTGAAAAGGTCCAAAATTTGTCCGGTAACTAACCACGGATTCAAAGTTGCTAAAGCAGAAACCTTCTCATGCGTCTCCGGGGCTACAGAGAGCTGGGACTCGGGGGTGAATTTTGCGCAGACAGCGGAGAAGGAAGCAAAGCCGGTGATGGCGGTAGAGCAGGCCCCAACAACAGCGCTGGGAGGAGACAACAATGGACTGGGACTGCTGGTCTCCGAGCCGCACAAACCAGTAGTGAAACTAGACGACAGTGCTAAGCTAGGGACAACCGAGGAGAGTGCTG ATTTCGTTGGACATGACGATCGTCCCTCCTACGGTCTGGCTGTCACGCCGGACCACATCAACGAGGAGGATGACGACAGATCTTCACATGCAAGCTCCAGCGACTGGACACCTCAACCGCAAATAG GTTCCTACAGTTTCATCCAGCAACACATCAGAGAGACCGATCCGAGGACCATTCTGAGGGACTTGCTGCCTGAGACTGTGCTCCCACCAGATTTAGACGACATGACATTGTGGcagattatcatcaacatctcAGAACctccaaaaagaaagaaacggAAAGATATTAACACCTTAGAAGATGTGGTCAGGCTACTTCATGAAAGTAAAAGGATCCTTGTGCTGACTGGTGCTGGG GTGTCAGTTTCATGTGGAATACCAGATTTTCGCTCCAGAGATGGAATTTATGCACGGCTTGCTGTAGACTTTCCTGATCTTCCAGACCCTCAAGCTATGTTTGACATTGAATATTTCAGACGGGACCCAAGACCCTTTTTCAAGTTTGCTAAG GAGATCTACCCTGGTCAGTTTCAGCCGTCACCCTGTCACAAATTCATATCTATGATGGATAAGCAGGGCAAACTGCTGCGCAATTACACACAGAACATTGATACATTAGAACAAGTGGCTGGAGTTCAGCGGATTATCCAGTGTCATG ggtCGTTTGCAACTGCTTCCTGTCTCGTCTGTAAACACAAAGTGGATTGTGAAGCTATAAGGGAAGACATCTTTAACCAG GTGGTCCCTCATTGTCCTCGGTGTCCAGATATTCCCCTGGCAATCATGAAACCTGACATCGTCTTCTTTGGAGAGAATCTTCCAGAAATGTTCCACAGAGCCATGAAGCAGGATAAAGATGAGGTGGACCTCTTGATTGTCATTGGCTCTTCACTTAAAGTCCGACCAGTTGCCCTCATCCCAA ACTCCATTCCTCATGAAGTGCCTCAGGTCTTGATCAATAGGGAGCAGCTGCCTCACCTCAACTTTGACGTGGAGCTACTTGGGGACTGTGATGTCATTGTTAACGAACTCTGCCATCGGTTGGGTGGAGACTTTGAGCAGCTCTGCTACAACACTGTAAGACTCACAGAGACCACAGAGAAACCCCCTCGGTTACCAGAACAGCCACCAAGCGAGGCCTTGCCTGCTTCCAGCGATGCAGCTCAAGAGGAGCAGAAGCAGCCCAGTACAGACTCCGTAACTAAGCCTTCAGAGAAGACAGAACGTCCTAATGTCACAGACACTGCTGGTAATAACGTTACACCTCCAGAACCTTGTCCAAATGCTCAGTGTCCCAGTGAAGAGACGGCTGAGCCGTCAGAGTTAGCGGCAGATGATGCACCAAAAGAGGAGGCCCCCGGAGTAAAGAGCCAAACCTCCAACCTTGAATTTCGTAGACAATGCTGGATGAGTCGAATCAACAGAAGTCCAATCAGCAAACGCCTTGAGA CAGGCCAGTACCTGTTTCAAGCACCAAATCACTATATCTTCCACGGGGCCGAGGTCTACTCCGACTCTGAAGACGAGACGTCGAGCTCCTGTGGAAGTGACAGTGACGAGTCTGAATGCAGTGCAGATGGGGTGGAAGAAGACAGCGAGCCAGAGGAAGCCGACACGTTAGCAGCAGATGAAGAGACATGCCTAAGAGACACAATACAACACACTTTAGCCAACGAGGCCACGTCGAGTGTGGTCAAGACAGACAATACTTCTGAAAAAACTCAGAGCACCACACacctttaa
- the cacul1 gene encoding CDK2-associated and cullin domain-containing protein 1, producing the protein MEAMEDDSLDIKDDHNHNYCASSGSSSSSSSRSKVRTYLRSQLSVVTTVPEPAGPPVPGEEPGTRRGQLWSGTTGGSKLMDSDSGSESSEVSETDCTAPPPAVEGNLTLESNVTSKFLLNAMAVEDYRQNHWPNLEKAIDRLLIQNPTDHISVSYAQIYSYVYKCVCQQHSELLYNDLTLKITNHLEKVSTHLHARPPEDFIENFNVALTQYIASLQCIVPVFMYLNKFYIESKLNRDLREDLMKLFADHVAEIHVNTLMPLLIKAYSMPFQVQPSTMASVVKGLYSLRPDWAQLAPDLFSGFIPQINPPAVESLLPDYAAHDQKLQMELSMNGFPRGDQSRKRASDDS; encoded by the exons ATGGAAGCCATGGAAGATGACAGTTTGGACATAAAAGACGACCATAACCACAACTATTGTGCGAGCAGcggcagcagtagcagcagcagcagcagaagtaAAGTCCGCACCTATTTGAGGAGCCAGTTGTCGGTTGTAACAACGGTCCCGGAACCTGCCGGTCCACCGGTGCCGGGTGAAGAACCGGGGACTCGAAGAGGACAACTGTGGTCCGGCACCACCGGGGGGTCAAAGTTAATGGACTCGGATTCAGGCAGTGAGAGCAGCGAAGTCAGCGAGACCGACTGCACGGCTCCGCCACCCGCTGTTGAGGGAAATCTCACCCTCGAGTCTAACGTTACTTCCAAGTTCC TTTTGAATGCAATGGCTGTAGAAGACTACCGGCAAAACCACTGGCCAAACCTGGAGAAGGCAATTGACCGTCTTCTGATTCAGAATCCCACGGACCACATCTCTGTTTCTTATGCACAGATATACAG TTACGTCTACAAGTGTGTTTGTCAGCAGCACTCGGAACTGCTCTACAATgatttgacattaaaaataacaaatcatcTGGAAAAGGTTTCCACCCATCTACAC GCCAGACCACCAGAGGACTTCATTGAGAACTTTAATGTTGCGCTGACGCAATACATAGCTTCTCTTCAATGTATAGTTCCCGTATTTATGTACTTG AACAAGTTCTACATCGAGTCGAAGCTGAACAGAGACCTAAGAGAGGATCTGATGAAACTGTTTGCTGATCACGTCGCAGAAATACATGTGAACACACTGATGC CTCTTCTCATCAAGGCTTATTCCATGCCGTTTCAAGTGCAGCCATCTACAATGGCCAGTGTGGTTAAAGGCCTCTACAGCCTCCGGCCAG ACTGGGCCCAGTTAGCCCCGGATCTCTTCTCTGGCTTTATTCCCCAGATCAACCCTCCTGCTGTGGAGTCTCTGCTTCCTGACTACGCCGCTCATGACCAGAAGTTACAGATGGAGCTCTCCATGAATGGATTTCCACG gGGAGACCAGTCTCGCAAACGGGCCAGCGATGACTCCTGA